The Dethiosulfovibrio peptidovorans DSM 11002 genome has a window encoding:
- a CDS encoding tRNA(Met) cytidine acetate ligase — translation MFKKAIGIIAEYNPFHMGHLHHVENASSSGDPIIVALSSNFTQRGEPAFIDKWSRAEMALLSGADLVLELPVVFSCHNAGVFANAGVDIMKSTGVVDRLSFGMETISPELRDIVAILVEEPKPFKLNLRKFLNEGFSYVESRARAMDFTYPGAGEILSQPNNSLAISYMMRIEEKGYDITPLPLKRAGAGYHDRSTSGEFPSATAIRKGIRAKREEAFQRIPLFSRKILEREISRGRCFLDNDTLWEKIRFLMTRTSGEELGKYAEFGEGIENRFMKALGKSTDWEDFIDRCTSRRYPRGRLQRNMMHFLIGLGHEENRTYQEKGPAYLRPLGATKRGRDLLKRIDEVGSLPVISKFAQLDRDYGRSMLLMERRSCDIWELLLPGGAPGKDTRTPPIIV, via the coding sequence ATGTTTAAAAAAGCGATCGGTATCATCGCCGAATATAACCCGTTTCATATGGGGCATCTGCATCACGTCGAGAACGCCTCTTCAAGCGGAGACCCGATAATAGTGGCCCTTTCCTCCAACTTCACCCAAAGAGGAGAACCAGCGTTTATCGATAAATGGAGCCGCGCGGAGATGGCCCTACTCTCCGGAGCGGATCTGGTGTTGGAACTTCCGGTCGTCTTTTCATGCCACAACGCCGGTGTTTTCGCAAACGCCGGCGTCGATATAATGAAGTCGACCGGAGTGGTCGACCGCCTCTCTTTCGGCATGGAGACCATATCTCCCGAACTTCGGGACATTGTGGCTATTTTAGTGGAGGAACCTAAACCTTTCAAGTTAAACCTTCGTAAGTTTCTAAATGAAGGTTTCTCTTACGTGGAATCCAGGGCCAGAGCTATGGATTTCACGTATCCCGGAGCCGGAGAAATCCTCTCTCAACCCAACAACAGCCTAGCCATATCCTACATGATGAGGATAGAGGAAAAAGGATACGACATAACCCCACTCCCTTTGAAAAGAGCCGGAGCCGGTTATCACGACCGATCGACATCCGGCGAATTCCCCAGCGCAACGGCAATACGAAAGGGCATAAGGGCAAAGAGGGAGGAAGCCTTTCAGCGAATCCCCCTCTTCAGCCGTAAAATTCTGGAGAGAGAGATATCGAGAGGAAGATGCTTCCTTGACAACGACACCCTGTGGGAAAAGATCCGTTTTCTGATGACCAGGACCTCCGGCGAAGAGCTCGGAAAATATGCCGAGTTCGGGGAGGGCATAGAAAACAGGTTCATGAAAGCCCTCGGGAAATCTACAGACTGGGAGGACTTCATCGATAGATGCACGTCCAGGAGATATCCCAGAGGAAGGCTTCAGAGAAACATGATGCATTTTCTCATCGGCCTAGGGCACGAGGAGAACAGGACATATCAGGAAAAAGGCCCAGCCTACCTGAGGCCGCTGGGGGCTACAAAAAGGGGCAGAGATCTGCTCAAGAGGATAGACGAGGTAGGCTCTCTTCCGGTGATATCGAAATTCGCTCAGTTGGACCGGGACTACGGTAGATCAATGCTTTTGATGGAAAGACGGAGCTGCGACATCTGGGAGCTTCTTCTTCCGGGGGGAGCCCCCGGCAAAGACACTAGGACACCTCCGATCATCGTCTAA
- the coaD gene encoding pantetheine-phosphate adenylyltransferase, translating into MSHTIKAVYPGSFDPITNGHIYIAERAAGLFDELTVSILINPEKRATFSVDERKTMAIEALSHLPNVKVDSFTGLLVDFLRQERSRIIIRGLRALSDFEYEFQLAQMNRQLAPEIETLFIVTDARYSYLSSHAVKDIFNFGGPVQEMVPPGVYRRLRERFPRFDK; encoded by the coding sequence GTGAGCCATACCATCAAGGCTGTCTATCCGGGGTCCTTCGATCCCATAACGAATGGCCACATCTACATAGCCGAGAGAGCCGCCGGGTTGTTCGACGAGCTGACGGTATCCATACTTATAAACCCGGAGAAGAGGGCCACTTTCAGCGTTGACGAGAGAAAGACCATGGCGATAGAGGCCCTGTCCCATCTCCCTAACGTAAAGGTGGATTCGTTCACCGGGCTCTTGGTGGATTTCCTGCGGCAGGAGCGAAGCCGCATAATAATAAGGGGGTTGCGGGCTCTTTCCGATTTCGAGTATGAGTTTCAGCTTGCTCAGATGAACAGACAGCTAGCCCCTGAGATAGAGACTTTATTTATAGTGACCGACGCCAGGTATTCCTATCTGTCGAGCCATGCGGTAAAGGATATCTTCAACTTCGGAGGTCCGGTGCAGGAGATGGTTCCCCCCGGTGTGTATCGTCGTCTCAGAGAGAGGTTCCCCCGTTTCGACAAGTAG
- a CDS encoding RsmD family RNA methyltransferase: protein MKEVRPTTGLVVQALFNILGNLNGVAFLDLFSGTGRIAFEACRRGADPVVSVELVRSRSKAIWKANSFDSHTHISMDVRKGLSWVSRKGFAFDVVFADPPYGVRWNETLPDLILSRREILKDCGVFVFEHGREEIVKVTSPWILRDERSYGRSVLSFLELSSSASKEG from the coding sequence ATGAAGGAAGTTCGCCCCACTACCGGCCTGGTGGTTCAGGCTCTCTTCAATATCCTGGGTAACCTGAACGGGGTAGCTTTCCTGGATCTTTTTTCCGGAACTGGACGGATAGCCTTCGAGGCTTGCAGAAGAGGGGCGGATCCAGTCGTCTCTGTGGAGTTGGTGCGATCCAGATCTAAGGCCATATGGAAGGCCAATAGCTTTGATTCTCACACCCACATTTCCATGGACGTCAGAAAGGGGTTATCCTGGGTATCGAGAAAGGGTTTTGCCTTCGACGTTGTTTTCGCCGATCCGCCCTACGGAGTCCGATGGAACGAGACCCTTCCGGATTTGATTCTCTCCCGTAGAGAAATACTGAAGGACTGTGGGGTCTTCGTGTTCGAACATGGCAGGGAGGAAATTGTAAAGGTCACTTCTCCCTGGATCCTGAGGGACGAGAGATCTTACGGAAGGTCGGTCCTTTCCTTTCTGGAGCTTTCTTCGTCGGCCTCAAAGGAGGGATAG
- the trmB gene encoding tRNA (guanosine(46)-N7)-methyltransferase TrmB — translation MKRQDVLLEPSISGVPVDPEQGGRKMVEIGFGNGEFLTHLAGLNPDTMVYGLEISMTCVGKAVKRAVREDLGNVRIICGDARFLLRECFSDESLERIYMSFPCPWPKERHARRRVTHRGFSDVVASVLRIGGCFELATDEKWYADEVASILDGHPSLSLISFDVNKRREITTKYERKWLEQGKDIYLLVFEKLGNFTVDRIVDGRCDDMHVAVKSDELDMAVLKDEKLGISEGEDGAHWTLERIYSDSRDSWLIQAVTSDDGYEQKFYVRVVLRENGALVKVDGVCSPYLTPAVRRALDAVAGSIRRS, via the coding sequence ATGAAAAGACAGGATGTCCTCTTGGAGCCGTCTATATCGGGAGTGCCAGTTGATCCGGAGCAAGGCGGCAGAAAGATGGTGGAGATCGGCTTCGGAAACGGAGAGTTTCTTACGCACTTGGCTGGGTTAAATCCCGATACGATGGTCTATGGATTGGAGATCTCCATGACCTGCGTCGGCAAGGCGGTGAAAAGGGCTGTCAGAGAGGACCTTGGGAACGTCAGAATAATATGCGGCGATGCCCGATTCCTTCTGAGAGAGTGTTTCAGCGACGAATCTTTGGAACGAATATATATGAGTTTCCCCTGTCCCTGGCCCAAGGAACGCCACGCCAGGAGGCGGGTCACACATAGAGGCTTCTCCGACGTGGTGGCGTCGGTTTTACGTATAGGCGGCTGTTTTGAACTGGCCACCGACGAGAAATGGTACGCCGACGAGGTCGCATCCATCTTGGATGGCCATCCCTCTCTTAGCTTGATCTCTTTCGATGTAAACAAACGAAGGGAGATAACTACGAAATACGAGAGGAAATGGCTGGAGCAGGGCAAGGATATATATCTCTTGGTCTTCGAGAAGTTAGGTAATTTTACAGTGGATAGGATTGTGGACGGAAGGTGTGACGACATGCACGTAGCCGTGAAATCGGACGAGTTGGATATGGCAGTTTTGAAGGATGAAAAATTGGGTATCTCCGAGGGAGAGGACGGGGCTCACTGGACTTTGGAGAGGATCTACTCCGATTCCAGGGACTCGTGGCTTATTCAGGCGGTAACCTCCGATGACGGTTACGAGCAGAAGTTTTACGTGAGGGTAGTGCTCAGGGAAAACGGGGCTTTGGTCAAGGTAGACGGAGTCTGTTCTCCTTATCTTACTCCCGCAGTCCGTAGGGCCTTGGATGCGGTCGCAGGAAGCATTAGGAGATCATGA
- the nifJ gene encoding pyruvate:ferredoxin (flavodoxin) oxidoreductase: protein MAKQWKTMDGNMAAAHVSYAFTEVAAIYPITPSSPMAEYVDEWAAHGRKNIFGRTVKLAELQSEAGASGAVHGSLSAGSLTSTFTASQGLMLMLPNMYKIAGELLPGVFDVSARAVAGHALSIFGDHSDVTACRASGFAMLASGSVQETMDLTAVAHLSAIRSSIPFLNFFDGFRTSHEIQKIEVLDYDDLADLVDWDAIRDFKERALNPEHPYLKGTAQNPDIYFQAKEAANRFYLDVPDVVEDYMNQISELTGRHYAPFNYYGDPEAENVVILMGSSTEAAEETVDYLMAKGEKVGIIKVHLYRPFSAKHFFKVLPATVKRIAVLDRTKEPGSLGEPLYEDVCALFNEKSERPIIVGGRYGLGSNDTTPSWLKTVFDNLKLYEPRNHFTIGIVDDVTRLSLEMKEEINAAPEGTIRCKFWGLGSDGTVGANKNAIKIIGDNTDMYAQGYFSYDSKKSGGVTISHLRFGKKPIKSTYLIKDADFIACHKQEYVHLYDVLDGLRKNGTFLLNTQWTDMEALEANLPANVKRALAKKEADFYVINGIDLGQEIGLGNRINMIMMSAFFKLAKVIPYEDAIKYMKEANKKTYGKKGDKIVAMNDTAVDKGADGLMKIEIPDSWKNVEDTCCCEEDVLPEFIKEVCKPMNAQKGDQLPVSAFVGREDGSFPSGTAAYEKRGVAIDVPEWIMDKCIQCNQCAMVCPHAAIRPVLLNEDEMSLAPKNFEVIDAKGKELEGLKFRMQVSPLDCLGCGNCADICPVKALEMKPLATQTDPQAENWEFGVSVSDKSDRVNVKTVKGSQFSQPLLEFSGACAGCGETPYAKLITQLFGDRMIIANATGCSSIWGGSAPSMPYCTNAKGQGPAWANSLFEDNAEYGYGMALSVKNIVGGLVEKAKALVAKEIDEDVKEALQEWLDSYNDGDASKKAAEKVRSILDRDLGCAECNALLDDIAELEDYLVKKSVWIFGGDGWAYDIGYGGLDHVLASGENVNVMVFDTEVYSNTGGQSSKATPTAAVAKFAASGKKIAKKDLGRMAMTYGYVYVAQVAMGADKNQLVKAMAEAEAYDGPSLIIAYAPCINHGLKEGMGRSQNQEKKAVEAGYWHLYRYNPEAEEGKNPFSLDSKEPKASFKDFILSEVRYSSLTKTFPEVAEQLFETAERDAKRRYETYKKLAEN from the coding sequence ATGGCAAAGCAGTGGAAAACTATGGACGGGAACATGGCTGCGGCCCATGTTTCCTATGCGTTCACCGAGGTGGCGGCTATCTACCCGATAACTCCGTCGTCTCCCATGGCCGAATACGTGGACGAGTGGGCGGCACACGGCAGAAAGAACATATTCGGAAGAACCGTCAAGCTGGCGGAGCTTCAGTCCGAAGCAGGTGCATCCGGAGCCGTCCATGGTTCTCTCTCCGCAGGTTCCCTTACGAGCACCTTTACTGCCTCGCAGGGGCTTATGCTCATGCTTCCCAACATGTACAAAATCGCAGGAGAGTTGCTTCCTGGGGTTTTTGACGTAAGCGCCAGAGCAGTCGCCGGTCACGCTCTCTCCATTTTTGGGGATCACAGCGACGTCACAGCCTGCCGTGCCTCAGGGTTCGCCATGCTGGCATCCGGCAGCGTACAGGAGACCATGGACCTGACGGCGGTAGCCCATCTCTCCGCCATAAGATCCAGCATCCCCTTCCTCAACTTCTTCGACGGTTTCCGTACCTCTCACGAGATACAGAAGATAGAGGTCCTTGATTACGACGATCTGGCCGACCTGGTCGATTGGGACGCTATCAGAGACTTTAAGGAAAGAGCTCTCAACCCCGAGCATCCCTATCTAAAAGGGACCGCCCAGAATCCGGACATCTACTTCCAGGCTAAGGAAGCGGCCAACCGCTTCTATCTCGACGTGCCGGACGTCGTCGAGGACTACATGAACCAGATAAGCGAGCTCACCGGCCGTCACTACGCCCCCTTCAACTACTACGGAGATCCCGAGGCGGAGAACGTCGTCATCCTCATGGGCTCCTCCACCGAGGCTGCCGAGGAGACCGTGGATTATCTTATGGCCAAAGGAGAGAAGGTCGGTATCATCAAGGTCCATCTATACCGCCCCTTCTCGGCCAAGCACTTCTTCAAGGTGCTTCCCGCTACGGTCAAACGTATCGCTGTCCTCGACCGCACCAAGGAACCGGGATCACTCGGAGAGCCCCTCTACGAGGACGTATGCGCCCTCTTCAACGAGAAATCCGAGCGTCCCATCATAGTCGGAGGACGTTACGGCCTCGGTTCGAACGACACCACTCCGAGCTGGCTCAAGACCGTATTCGACAACCTCAAGCTCTACGAGCCCAGAAACCATTTCACCATCGGCATCGTAGACGACGTCACCAGACTGTCCCTTGAGATGAAGGAAGAAATCAACGCGGCTCCGGAGGGGACCATCAGATGTAAGTTCTGGGGTCTCGGTTCGGACGGCACTGTAGGAGCCAATAAGAACGCCATCAAGATCATCGGAGACAACACCGATATGTACGCTCAGGGCTACTTCTCCTACGACTCGAAGAAATCCGGAGGTGTCACCATATCCCACCTTCGCTTCGGCAAGAAGCCCATCAAGTCAACCTACCTCATCAAGGACGCCGACTTCATAGCCTGCCACAAGCAGGAGTACGTCCACCTTTACGACGTACTCGATGGGCTCAGGAAGAACGGCACGTTCCTTCTCAACACCCAGTGGACCGACATGGAGGCTCTGGAGGCCAATCTGCCGGCCAACGTAAAGAGAGCTTTGGCCAAAAAAGAGGCCGATTTCTACGTGATCAACGGAATCGATCTGGGACAGGAGATCGGTCTGGGCAACAGAATCAACATGATAATGATGTCCGCTTTCTTCAAGCTGGCTAAGGTCATCCCCTACGAGGATGCCATCAAGTACATGAAGGAAGCCAACAAGAAGACCTACGGCAAGAAGGGCGATAAGATCGTCGCCATGAACGATACAGCCGTGGACAAGGGAGCGGACGGTCTCATGAAGATAGAGATCCCCGACAGCTGGAAAAACGTAGAGGACACCTGCTGCTGCGAAGAGGACGTGCTTCCCGAGTTCATCAAGGAAGTCTGTAAGCCTATGAACGCTCAGAAGGGCGATCAGCTTCCTGTAAGCGCCTTCGTCGGACGGGAGGATGGAAGCTTCCCCAGCGGAACCGCGGCATATGAAAAACGAGGCGTGGCCATCGACGTTCCCGAGTGGATCATGGACAAGTGCATACAGTGCAACCAGTGTGCCATGGTATGTCCTCACGCTGCCATCAGGCCGGTCCTTCTGAACGAGGACGAGATGTCTCTGGCTCCGAAAAACTTCGAGGTTATAGATGCCAAGGGCAAGGAGCTGGAAGGTCTCAAGTTCAGGATGCAGGTCAGCCCTCTAGACTGTCTTGGATGCGGCAACTGCGCCGACATCTGCCCGGTCAAGGCGCTGGAGATGAAGCCTCTGGCCACCCAGACCGATCCTCAGGCTGAGAACTGGGAGTTCGGCGTTTCGGTAAGCGATAAGTCCGACAGGGTAAACGTAAAGACGGTCAAGGGAAGCCAGTTCTCCCAGCCTCTGCTCGAGTTCTCCGGAGCCTGCGCCGGATGCGGAGAGACTCCCTACGCCAAGCTGATAACCCAGCTCTTCGGAGACAGGATGATCATCGCCAACGCCACGGGATGCTCCTCCATATGGGGCGGATCCGCTCCCAGCATGCCCTACTGCACCAACGCAAAGGGGCAGGGACCCGCTTGGGCTAACTCCCTCTTCGAGGATAACGCCGAATACGGGTACGGAATGGCCCTGTCGGTCAAGAACATCGTCGGAGGCCTGGTAGAGAAGGCAAAGGCTCTGGTCGCCAAGGAGATAGACGAGGACGTCAAGGAAGCCCTTCAGGAATGGCTCGACTCCTACAACGACGGAGACGCCTCCAAGAAAGCCGCCGAAAAGGTTAGATCTATACTCGACAGAGACCTCGGCTGCGCCGAATGCAACGCCCTTCTGGACGACATAGCCGAGCTCGAGGACTACCTTGTCAAGAAGTCCGTCTGGATCTTCGGAGGAGACGGCTGGGCCTACGACATCGGTTACGGCGGACTGGACCACGTCCTGGCCTCCGGTGAGAACGTGAACGTTATGGTCTTCGACACCGAGGTCTACTCAAACACAGGTGGACAGTCCTCCAAAGCCACACCGACCGCCGCCGTAGCCAAGTTTGCCGCATCAGGTAAGAAGATCGCCAAGAAAGACCTGGGACGCATGGCCATGACATACGGCTACGTCTACGTAGCTCAGGTGGCTATGGGAGCGGACAAGAACCAGCTGGTAAAGGCTATGGCCGAGGCCGAGGCATACGACGGACCTTCCCTCATCATCGCCTACGCCCCCTGCATTAACCACGGTCTCAAGGAAGGCATGGGACGCAGCCAGAATCAGGAAAAGAAGGCCGTAGAGGCAGGATACTGGCATCTCTATCGCTACAACCCCGAGGCGGAAGAGGGCAAAAACCCCTTCAGCTTGGATTCCAAGGAGCCCAAGGCTTCCTTCAAGGACTTCATCCTCAGCGAGGTGCGTTACTCCTCACTGACGAAGACCTTCCCCGAGGTGGCGGAACAGCTTTTCGAGACCGCTGAGAGGGACGCCAAGAGGCGCTACGAGACCTATAAGAAGCTGGCCGAGAACTAA
- the rsmA gene encoding 16S rRNA (adenine(1518)-N(6)/adenine(1519)-N(6))-dimethyltransferase RsmA, translating into MRDAPSFTPKTSLGQNFLINRDIVRRTVERADITKKDVILEIGPGQGVLTREILSSPCSHLHSIEIDRRLEPFLKDIEEDDRFSLHWGDGVKFPYGELRPVPSKVVANIPYHVTTPLIWSILEKLAPSGLSYMILMVQKEAADRLVAQACTKERYPLGITLAAMGSAKTYMKVSPGSFRPIPKVSSALVELTIERRRDLPSDNLWRKVLKAGFSQRRKKLANNLVSLGIKKEEILDLMDRSGIPSEARAETLSVYQWLEFVESLRQTV; encoded by the coding sequence ATGAGAGATGCCCCCTCTTTTACTCCGAAAACCAGCCTGGGACAGAATTTCCTGATCAACAGGGACATAGTCCGAAGAACGGTGGAAAGAGCCGATATAACGAAGAAAGACGTGATCCTCGAGATAGGTCCTGGACAGGGAGTCCTGACGAGGGAGATACTATCGTCTCCATGTTCCCACCTTCATTCCATAGAGATAGACAGAAGACTGGAGCCTTTCCTTAAGGACATAGAGGAAGATGACCGATTTTCCCTCCATTGGGGAGATGGGGTGAAGTTCCCATACGGAGAACTCAGACCGGTTCCCTCCAAGGTAGTAGCAAACATACCCTACCACGTAACGACCCCTTTGATATGGTCTATATTGGAGAAACTGGCTCCCTCTGGCCTTAGCTATATGATACTGATGGTACAGAAGGAGGCAGCGGACCGGCTTGTCGCACAGGCCTGCACCAAGGAGCGTTACCCTCTAGGTATAACCCTGGCAGCCATGGGGTCGGCCAAGACATACATGAAGGTATCCCCCGGGTCCTTCAGGCCTATCCCTAAGGTTTCATCCGCTCTGGTGGAGCTGACGATAGAGAGAAGGAGAGACCTACCCTCAGACAACCTCTGGCGAAAGGTACTTAAGGCAGGATTCTCTCAGAGACGAAAGAAACTGGCAAACAACCTGGTATCCCTCGGGATCAAAAAGGAAGAAATTCTAGACCTAATGGATCGCTCAGGAATTCCATCGGAGGCAAGAGCCGAGACCCTTTCGGTATATCAATGGCTCGAGTTCGTTGAATCCCTAAGACAGACGGTTTAA
- a CDS encoding HU family DNA-binding protein, which yields MTKTELIEAVAKSAELSKKAAGEAVSAVLESVEEALVKGEKVQLVGFGTFEVRERAARTGRNPQDPEKTIEIPAKKVPVFRPGKALKDRVN from the coding sequence GTGACCAAAACCGAACTTATCGAGGCAGTGGCTAAATCCGCGGAACTCAGCAAAAAAGCCGCAGGAGAGGCGGTCTCTGCCGTTTTGGAGTCAGTTGAGGAGGCCCTGGTAAAGGGTGAAAAGGTTCAGCTTGTCGGATTTGGAACCTTTGAGGTGAGAGAGAGAGCGGCCAGAACCGGCAGGAACCCTCAGGATCCCGAGAAGACCATAGAGATTCCCGCCAAGAAGGTCCCCGTGTTCCGTCCTGGAAAAGCGCTCAAGGACAGGGTTAACTAG
- the der gene encoding ribosome biogenesis GTPase Der encodes MAIVTIVGRPNVGKSSLFNRLIGERRAIVDDVPGVTRDRLYGQVEWRGNSFYLVDTGGLLLRDEDPIMEGMKGQIVQAMEESDVILLSVDGREGLTWMDEDIAMVIRKSAPKPVIVVVNKLDDMKFDELVYEAYGLGFQDVVGISAIHARGIDDLLDRVCELLPEDDRFFEEEDEIKVALVGRPNVGKSSILNRLLGENRSLVSDVPGTTRDSIDSLMELDDGRKLRLIDTAGLRRKSRFKDDIEYYSFVRTMESIDRSDVSILVVDAVEGVTDQDKKLASSIVERGKGIVLVMNKWDLLKGDGERIGDEKRDSVRDSLVFVDHAPLVFCSALTGRGVGAKLLGAVLGVYERRRNRFSTTKLNGLLRDVLAFERLPSDKKGKLLRIYYCTQAGVEPPMFVFFVNDRNIVTRSFENHMVNQIRRLGDYDGVPIRLFWRNSDGKRR; translated from the coding sequence ATGGCAATCGTAACCATAGTAGGACGTCCCAACGTAGGGAAGTCCTCGTTGTTCAATAGATTGATAGGGGAGAGAAGGGCCATAGTGGACGATGTCCCGGGAGTTACCAGGGATAGACTCTACGGCCAGGTTGAATGGAGAGGGAATAGCTTTTACCTCGTGGATACCGGAGGCCTTTTACTGAGGGATGAGGACCCCATAATGGAAGGAATGAAGGGGCAGATAGTCCAGGCTATGGAGGAAAGCGACGTTATCCTCCTTTCCGTAGATGGCAGAGAAGGCCTGACATGGATGGACGAGGATATAGCCATGGTTATTAGAAAGAGCGCTCCGAAACCGGTTATCGTTGTCGTAAACAAGCTGGACGACATGAAGTTCGACGAATTGGTCTACGAAGCATACGGCCTAGGCTTTCAAGATGTCGTGGGCATAAGCGCTATACATGCCAGAGGTATAGATGACCTTTTGGACAGGGTATGCGAGCTTCTTCCCGAGGACGATAGGTTTTTCGAGGAGGAAGACGAGATAAAGGTCGCCCTGGTGGGGAGGCCTAACGTAGGTAAGTCCAGTATTCTAAACAGGCTGTTGGGTGAAAACCGTTCTTTGGTGAGTGACGTGCCCGGAACTACCAGGGACTCCATCGATTCTCTCATGGAGCTGGACGACGGCAGGAAGCTTCGTCTCATAGATACAGCTGGCCTCAGGCGAAAGAGCCGTTTCAAGGACGATATAGAGTATTATTCCTTCGTCAGGACCATGGAGAGCATAGACCGGTCGGACGTCTCCATACTGGTAGTGGACGCGGTTGAGGGGGTCACCGATCAGGATAAGAAACTAGCCTCTTCCATAGTGGAGAGAGGCAAGGGGATAGTCCTGGTTATGAACAAATGGGATCTTCTCAAAGGCGACGGAGAGAGAATCGGAGACGAGAAAAGAGATTCGGTTAGAGACTCCCTAGTTTTTGTCGACCACGCTCCTCTGGTATTCTGCTCCGCTTTGACCGGAAGAGGGGTGGGAGCGAAACTTCTAGGCGCAGTATTGGGGGTCTACGAGAGGCGGAGGAACAGATTCAGTACCACCAAACTGAACGGACTGTTGCGAGACGTTCTGGCCTTCGAGAGGCTCCCCAGCGACAAAAAGGGGAAGCTTCTTAGAATCTATTACTGCACCCAGGCAGGTGTGGAGCCCCCTATGTTCGTGTTTTTCGTGAACGACAGAAATATAGTTACCAGGTCTTTCGAAAATCATATGGTTAATCAAATCAGAAGGCTAGGAGACTACGATGGGGTACCTATACGCCTTTTTTGGCGTAATAGCGATGGAAAAAGGCGCTGA